A part of Brassica rapa cultivar Chiifu-401-42 chromosome A05, CAAS_Brap_v3.01, whole genome shotgun sequence genomic DNA contains:
- the LOC103867544 gene encoding uncharacterized protein LOC103867544, with amino-acid sequence MSMFPSFQLLELNIISAQELAPVSRKMKTYAVAWVHSQRKLTTRVDYTGAANPTWNDKFVFRVSEDFLYADTSAVVVEIYTLHWFRDVHVGTIRVLISNLIPPNRRPGYRSNEEYRHTPPLGMRFVALQVRRPSGRPQGILNIGVGILDGSMRSLPLYTHMDSSAVGPKDLLGEEEPYLHLNSFKGSFKNPQSPSSKQYQSVVSKPPMLRRTRSDTSSMVVSDLLSRAERSRVANTKHVSSNSETTSGHHTTTTDSDDNKSPYETPNIPRERYDSFELDFVDQLSENNDVMPPRSERYDDESPYRSYDHSRKTPRRTPKPPPRDYDRGSNRASPYLSKHGTPLRSNIVASTPIRSNILAATPLRSNIVGSTPIRSNIVGSTPKRSNYRSTPMRSNLAGRLILTESELGPSSSGVTNQKSKERSQANDTESSILSEWSLDDDSNIEGLRSKLERWRTELPPLYDLGSSHQSSDVGREIVPVSANGGGGKSSRRKTPTAKKKKKHNRRHTEGGNGLFSCFSNLCGVECTFVCGGGSDHDGSKRKGGSKGLPRLASSADDLSYL; translated from the coding sequence ATGTCGATGTTTCCCTCGTTCCAATTACTAGAACTCAACATAATCTCCGCACAGGAACTAGCTCCCGTCTCCCGTAAAATGAAGACTTACGCCGTGGCTTGGGTTCACTCCCAGCGTAAACTCACAACCCGCGTCGACTACACCGGCGCCGCGAACCCAACTTGGAACGACAAGTTCGTTTTCCGGGTCAGCGAGGATTTCCTCTACGCAGATACTTCAGCCGTGGTAGTCGAAATCTACACATTGCATTGGTTCCGCGACGTTCACGTCGGCACAATCCGTGTCCTCATCAGCAACCTAATCCCGCCAAATCGTCGACCTGGATACCGAAGCAACGAAGAGTATCGCCATACTCCACCTCTCGGGATGAGATTCGTGGCGCTTCAAGTTCGCCGGCCATCTGGTCGACCTCAGGGGATATTGAACATCGGTGTGGGCATCCTTGACGGATCTATGCGAAGTTTGCCGCTTTACACGCACATGGACTCTTCTGCGGTTGGTCCCAAAGACTTGCTGGGCGAAGAGGAGCCGTATTTGCATCTTAACAGCTTCAAAGGGAGCTTCAAGAATCCGCAATCTCCATCGTCGAAACAGTACCAATCCGTAGTCTCGAAACCACCGATGCTCCGCCGTACGAGGAGTGATACGAGCTCGATGGTTGTTTCCGATCTTTTAAGCAGAGCTGAGCGGAGCCGTGTGGCTAATACGAAACATGTGAGCAGCAATTCGGAAACTACGTCGGGACACCATACGACGACGACGGATTCCGATGATAACAAGTCTCCTTATGAAACTCCTAACATTCCTAGGGAGAGATACGATTCGTTCGAGCTAGATTTCGTGGATCAATTAAGCGAGAACAACGATGTGATGCCGCCTAGAAGCGAGAGATACGACGATGAGTCGCCTTATCGATCGTATGATCATTCACGCAAAACTCCGAGAAGAACGCCAAAGCCGCCGCCCAGGGACTATGATCGTGGCAGCAATCGCGCTTCCCCGTACTTGTCGAAGCACGGAACGCCGTTGAGGTCGAACATCGTCGCCTCTACTCCGATCAGATCTAACATCCTAGCGGCGACGCCGTTACGATCTAACATCGTCGGATCTACTCCGATAAGATCTAATATCGTCGGATCGACTCCGAAACGATCTAACTACAGATCAACACCGATGAGATCTAATTTAGCAGGACGCTTGATTTTAACCGAATCGGAGTTAGGTCCGTCATCTTCAGGAGTAACGAATCAGAAATCGAAAGAGAGATCGCAAGCTAACGACACTGAGAGTTCGATCCTCAGCGAGTGGAGCCTCGACGACGATAGCAACATTGAAGGTCTCCGCTCGAAACTCGAGCGATGGCGGACGGAGCTTCCTCCGCTTTACGATCTTGGATCAAGTCATCAAAGCAGCGATGTAGGGAGGGAGATTGTTCCTGTATCGGCAAACGGAGGCGGAGGGAAGAGCTCGAGGCGGAAAACTCCGacggcgaagaagaagaagaaacataacCGCCGTCATACCGAGGGAGGAAACGGTCTTTTCTCGTGTTTTAGTAATCTCTGCGGTGTTGAATGCACATTTGTTTGTGGAGGCGGGTCGGATCATGACGGGTCGAAAAGGAAAGGTGGGTCCAAGGGTCTGCCTCGTTTAGCCTCATCCGCTGATGATTTGagttatttgtaa
- the LOC103867548 gene encoding uncharacterized protein LOC103867548 isoform X2: MTDIKYIQIDVGKTFKEQVLRWFTLHNIPQADSMILTDEHAGDVLGLDYICSVQPFSPTDDIDFTPIFLELLDIEAAMITCFSENNLAAKFPYLVQKKLKEGQDVRRANTAGLECNQRRLQEAICSFILIIHGTSMMHGEYNVYLGFFFWRKSRVAYISDVSRSSSSTKYGKCNKVLSVCYWWSQLDLLILDSIYKKESHNTYLCFLQ; the protein is encoded by the exons ATGACAGACATAAAATACATCCAGATCGACGTTGGCAAGACATTTAAGGAACAAGTCCTTCGTTGGTTTACTCTTCACAACATTCCTCAAGCTGATTCT ATGATTTTGACTGATGAACATGCTGGTGATGTACTTGGCTTGGATTATATTTGTTCTGTACAGCCATTCAGTCCTACTGATGATATAGATTTTACTCCAATCTTC CTTGAACTTTTAGATATTGAAGCTGCAATGATCACATGCTTTTCTGAAAACAACCTTGCTGCGAAGTTCCCGTATCTGGTCCAGAAGAAACTTAAAGAAGGCCAAGATGTTAGGCGAGCGAACACAGCTGGATTGGAATGTAATCAAAGAAGATTGCAAGAAGCCATTTGTAGCTTCATACTTATCATTCACGGCACTTCCA tgATGCATGGAGAATACAACGTCTATCTTGGCTTCTTTTTTTGGAGAAAATCCAGAGTGGCTTATATCTCCGATGTATCACGTTCTTCATCAAGCACTAAGTATGGTAAGTGTAACAAAGTGCTTAGTGTGTGTTACTGGTGGTCACAATTGGATCTCCTTATCTTGGATTCAATATATAAG AAAGAATCCCACAACACTTATTTATGTTTCCTGCAG TAG
- the LOC108871861 gene encoding LOW QUALITY PROTEIN: uncharacterized protein LOC108871861 (The sequence of the model RefSeq protein was modified relative to this genomic sequence to represent the inferred CDS: inserted 1 base in 1 codon; substituted 1 base at 1 genomic stop codon), with the protein MKKITKWLWKCWNELIFNSKVWSPGVLHSKITDDLVEWHRFNQIPTTTTRCISISTPDAVIKFWQPSSPEDWVKCNYDVSHHLGRQESGTGWIIQNKYGXFXDCGMGIFEGRSTIEEGECTALIWAIQSSYSLGYKKVIFEGDNIQVTRCLQAKLQKNRCLQATNINLRLENYLMTIPV; encoded by the exons atgaaaaaaatt ACTAAATGGCTATGGAAATGTTGGAATGAATTAATCTTCAATTCTAAAGTATGGTCTCCAGGTGTCCTTCACTCAAAGATAACTGATGATCTTGTAGAGTGGCATCGATTTAATCAGATTCCTACAACAACAACTAGATGTATCAGCATTAGTACTCCTGATGCGGTAATTAAGTTTTGGCAACCGTCGTCACCGGAAGATTGGGTTAAATGCAATTATGATGTTTCTCACCATTTAGGTCGTCAAGAATCAGGAACGGGTTggattatacaaaataaatatggttAGT TTGACTGTGGAATGGGCATATTTGAAGGTCGAAGTACAATAGAAGAAGGTGAATGTACTGCCTTAATTTGGGCTATACAG AGCT CTTACTCATTGGGATACAAGAAAGTGATTTTTGAAGGTGATAATATACAAGTCACAAGATGCTTACAagctaagttacaaaaaaatagatGCTTACAAGCTACAAATATTAACCTACGATTGGAGAATTATCTAATGACTATTCCGGTTTAG
- the LOC103867550 gene encoding histone-lysine N-methyltransferase family member SUVH2-like — protein sequence MRNHNYNSLNNVNAPGNDAWSDSDRGSSSFRTRSPGAVLPLSASFGRMTTLVPFPDLNLMPDSPPPETSSNTRITAVRSLAPTLGVERNSLAIFPVPGHENHHARVVQTLHQDNQELARYVFKRTRMIYDSLLLQLTVEYGPNPKPAVNVRASKLMEERGLWLNKGQHLVGPVPGVEIGDIFFYRKELCMYGLHRHSQAGIEYTKARLSSFGVPIATSIIASGGYEDNEDRGDVLVYSGQGGRDKSGQQRQHQKLVRGNLAMVQSMQLGVPVRVIRGFHYKNEVSSNVFIYDGLYRIVKSSRVRKSGFDIFKFTLVRIQGQPEMGSARLMRALTLRNTPLAWMPAGYISFNLYGKNEGVPVYLYNDIDYDRSPLNYGYISQSDISSVILAQGGNNGGCDCNLSCTDDCICVRKNGGELPYSPYGSLLRGKHVIFECGVTCKCTSGCTNRVAQRGLMKKMEVFRTREAGWGVRSLDLIHAGEFICEYAGTVVTKELGEIMSMNGDGLVYPGRFAANWKLWGDLSDVYPGNVPPSYPTIPPVDYAIDVSRVRSVAAFIRHSREPNVMAQFVFHDHNNLKFPRVMLFALENISPLTELSLDYVVVDEVDERLAIRG from the exons ATGAG GAACCACAACTACAACTCCTTGAACAACGTGAACGCACCTGGAAATGATGCATGGTCTGATTCGGATCGTGGCTCAAGTTCTTTCCGGACGCGAAGCCCAGGTGCTGTTCTGCCTCTCTCCGCTTCATTTGGGAGAATGACTACTCTAGTCCCGTTCCCCGACCTTAATCTCATGCCGGATTCCCCACCCCCCGAAACCTCCTCCAACACAAGAATCACCGCCGTACGGTCATTGGCTCCGACACTAGGTGTTGAGAGAAACTCCCTCGCGATCTTCCCCGTACCGGGTCACGAAAACCACCATGCTCGGGTGGTTCAAACACTCCACCAAGACAACCAGGAACTTGCCCGGTATGTCTTCAAACGGACTCGAATGATCTACGACTCTCTCCTGCTTCAGCTCACTGTGGAGTACGGACCTAATCCCAAGCCAGCCGTCAATGTCAGGGCTTCGAAACTGATGGAAGAACGTGGGTTGTGGCTGAACAAGGGCCAACACTTGGTAGGTCCAGTCCCCGGGGTTGAGATCGGGGACATATTCTTTTACCGCAAGGAGCTTTGCATGTACGGCTTACACCGCCATTCACAAGCCGGGATTGAATACACAAAGGCTAGGCTAAGCTCCTTTGGCGTGCCTATAGCAACCAGCATCATCGCATCGGGTGGCTACGAGGACAATGAGGACAGAGGAGATGTACTGGTTTATTCGGGCCAGGGTGGTCGGGACAAATCCGGGCAGCAACGTCAGCACCAGAAGCTAGTACGTGGGAATCTTGCTATGGTACAAAGCATGCAACTCGGTGTCCCGGTACGCGTCATTCGCGGGTTTCACTACAAAAACGAAGTCAGCTCGAATGTGTTCATCTACGACGGCCTGTACAGGATCGTAAAGTCCAGCCGTGTTAGAAAGTCAGGGTTTGATATCTTCAAGTTTACACTTGTTAGAATCCAAGGACAGCCCGAGATGGGCAGTGCAAGACTGATGCGTGCGCTAACACTTAGAAACACACCATTGGCTTGGATGCCTGCTGGGTATATAAGCTTTAACCTTTATGGTAAAAACGAGGGTGTCCCGGTGTATCTGTATAACGACATTGACTATGACCGCTCACCGCTGAACTATGGCTACATCTCGCAATCTGACATTAGTAGTGTGATTCTTGCTCAAGGAGGGAACAACGGTGGATGCGATTGTAACCTCTCATGCACTGATGATTGTATATGCGTGAGGAAGAATGGTGGTGAGCTTCCTTACAGCCCTTATGGATCTTTGTTGAGAGGGAAACACGTTATTTTCGAATGCGGGGTTACTTGCAAGTGCACTTCTGGTTGCACGAACCGTGTCGCGCAAAGGGGGTTGATGAAGAAGATGGAAGTTTTCCGAACCAGGGAAGCTGGTTGGGGTGTTAGGTCGCTGGATTTGATTCACGCGGGCGAGTTTATCTGTGAGTATGCTGGTACTGTGGTCACAAAAGAGCTAGGGGAGATTATGTCGATGAACGGGGATGGTCTGGTCTATCCGGGACGGTTTGCTGCAAACTGGAAGTTGTGGGGTGATTTATCTGATGTTTACCCGGGTAATGTCCCGCCGAGTTATCCTACTATTCCGCCAGTTGATTATGCAATTGACGTGTCGAGGGTGAGAAGCGTGGCTGCTTTCATTCGTCACAGCAGAGAACCAAATGTGATGGCTCAGTTTGTGTTCCATGACCATAACAACTTGAAGTTTCCTCGCGTCATGCTTTTTGCACTGGAGAACATCTCACCGTTAACCGAGCTAAGCCTGGACTATGTGGTGGTCGATGAAGTGGACGAGAGACTCGCCATCCGTGGCTGA
- the LOC103867552 gene encoding tyrosine-specific transport protein 2 — MSLPLRQHCLTPTKSHLSPQNALPRRSFLKLSDRRHTQTPPPPQLTIKDQKPISHNRSLYSPSLVRCSTDHDEPQSPHDEKIQTLQKPKNGKSFWAAVSLIIGTAVGPGMLGLPAATIRSGSIPSTIALLCSWVYVISSILLVAELSFAAMREDNASEVSFTGLATKSFGDKFGVFVAFVYASLSFALMVACVSGIGSIVSQWFPTMNPLLANAIFPLVSGVLIGFFPFNAIDVANRCLCFLMLFSITSLVAIGLSVARSNVLASFGQSCWKVSAVLPAVPVMVLTLGFHVITPFICNLAGDSVSDARRAVLVGGVVPFVMVLSWNLIVLGLARIKVPVGSSSAIDPISLLLSVNPSALSAVQGFAFSALATSLIGYAVSFPKQLLDTWRLVSKQSSGTNGRGRDGFEAVVMLFVLGVPALIATYFPSTFSRALDFAGVYANCFLFGVLPPAMAYIQQSRKKLRSWVLPGGNFTLLVLFVIAVILGIWH; from the exons ATGTCTCTTCCTCTTCGTCAGCACTGCCTAACCCCCACAAAATCTCATCTTTCTCCCCAAAACGCCCTCCCTCGCCGGAGTTTCCTCAAGCTCTCCGACCGTCGTCATACTCAAACTCCCCCTCCACCGCAGCTCACCATCAAAGACCAGAAACCCATTTCTCACAATCGCTCTCTCTACTCACCTTCACTCGTCAGATGCAGCACAGACCACGACGAACCTCAGTCACCGCACGACGAAAAGATCCAAACTTTACAGAAACCCAAGAACGGAAAGAGCTTCTGGGCCGCCGTTAGTCTGATCATCGGAACCGCCGTGGGCCCGGGAATGCTCGGCCTCCCAGCTGCAACCATCAGATCCGGTTCGATCCCATCTACCATAGCTTTACTCTGTTCTTGGGTCTACGTCATCTCCTCTATCCTCCTCGTGGCTGAGCTCAGCTTCGCAGCTATGAGAGAAGACAATGCGTCAGAGGTCAGCTTCACGGGCCTTGCAACTAAATCATTTGGAGATAAGTTCGGAGTCTTTGTTGCTTTTGTCTATGCTTCGCTGAGTTTTGCTTTGATGGTTGCTTGCGTGTCTGGGATTGGCTCTATTGTCTCTCAATGGTTTCCTACAATGAATCCGTTATTAGCCAATGCTATCTTCCCTCTAGTCTCCGGAGTCTTGATCGGTTTCTTCCCGTTCAATGCCATTGACGTCGCCAACAGGTGTCTCTGCTTCCTCATGTTGTTCTCTATAACTTCCCTCGTTGCTATAGGTTTGTCCGTGGCTCGGTCCAACGTGTTGGCTTCCTTTGGTCAGTCTTGTTGGAAGGTTTCGGCGGTTTTGCCTGCGGTTCCCGTTATGGTGCTGACGCTGGGGTTTCATGTCATCACTCCTTTTATATGCAACCTTGCTGGGGACTCGGTTTCGGATGCTCGGAGAGCTGTTCTTGTGGGCGGTGTTGTGCCGTTTGTTATGGTGTTGTCGTGGAACCTCATTGTTTTGGGGCTTGCTAGGATCAAAGTCCCTGTGGGTTCTTCTTCAGCCATTGACCCTATCTCGCTTCTTCTGTCTGTGAACCCTTCTGCTTTATCTGCTGTTCAGGGTTTTGCTTTCTCGGCGTTAGCCACTAGTTTGATCGGATACGCTGTTAGCTTCCCTAAACAGCTTCTTGATACATGGAGGCTTGTGTCTAAGCAGTCAAGTGGAACTAATGGGAGAGGTCGTGATGGATTTGAAGCGGTAGTGATGCTGTTTGTGCTTGGAGTTCCAGCTCTGATTGCAACGTACTTTCCTTCAACGTTTTCGAGGGCTTTGGATTTTGCAGGTGTTTATGCGAACTGTTTCCTCTTTGGTGTACTGCCTCCTGCAATGGCTTATATTCAGCAGTCTAGAAAGAAGCTCAG GTCATGGGTTCTTCCTGGAGGCAACTTTACCTTGTTGGTCTTATTTGTAATCGCTGTTATACTGGGGATATGGCATTAG
- the LOC103867547 gene encoding auxin-responsive protein IAA13, with translation MISELEMGKAESELELGLGLSLGGGTAAKIGKQGGGGAWGERGRLLTAKDFPSVGSKRAADSASHAGASPPRSSQVVGWPPIGSHRMNSLAAKSAREEEGEAGKKKVKDDETKDVNKKVQVGFIKVNMDGVAIGRKVDLNAHSSYENLAQTLEDMFFRGNPGTIGLTGQFTKPLRLLDGSSEFVLTYEDKEGDWMLVGDVPWRMFITSVKRLRVMKTSEANGLAARHQESNERQRK, from the exons aTGATTTCTGAGCTTGAGATGGGGAAAGCTGAAAGTGAGCTAGAGCTTGGTCTAGGGCTCAGTCTTGGCGGTGGAACGGCGGCCAAGATTGGTAAACAAGGTGGTGGCGGCGCGTGGGGAGAGCGTGGGAGGCTCTTGACTGCAAAAGATTTTCCTTCTGTTGGCTCTAAACGAGCTGCTGACTCTGCTTCTCACGCTGGTGCTTCTCCTCCTCGTTCAAG TCAAGTTGTGGGATGGCCACCTATTGGATCTCACAGGATGAACAGTTTAGCTGCAAAGTCAGCAAGGGAAGAAGAAGGGGAAGCTGGTAAGAAGAAGGTGAAAGATGATGAGACTAAAGATGTGAACAAGAAAGTGCAAGTTGGGTTTATTAAGGTGAACATGGATGGAGTTGCTATAGGAAGGAAAGTTGATTTGAATGCTCATTCTTCTTACGAGAATTTGGCGCAGACACTGGAAGATATGTTCTTTCGCGGTAACCCGGGTACTATCGGGTTAACGGGTCAGTTCACCAAGCCGCTGAGGCTTTTAGATGGATCTTCTGAGTTTGTACTTACTTATGAAGACAAGGAAGGTGATTGGATGCTTGTTGGTGATGTCCCATGGAG aatgttCATCACCTCGGTGAAAAGGCTTAGGGTGATGAAAACCTCTGAAGCTAATGGACTCG CTGCAAGACATCAAGAATCGAACGAGAGACAAAGAAAGTGA
- the LOC103867548 gene encoding uncharacterized protein LOC103867548 isoform X1 has translation MTDIKYIQIDVGKTFKEQVLRWFTLHNIPQADSMILTDEHAGDVLGLDYICSVQPFSPTDDIDFTPIFLELLDIEAAMITCFSENNLAAKFPYLVQKKLKEGQDVRRANTAGLECNQRRLQEAICSFILIIHGTSMMHGEYNVYLGFFFWRKSRVAYISDVSRSSSSTKYGKCNKVLSVCYWWSQLDLLILDSIYKKESHNTYLCFLQTVETTKRLEHEKGSFNWND, from the exons ATGACAGACATAAAATACATCCAGATCGACGTTGGCAAGACATTTAAGGAACAAGTCCTTCGTTGGTTTACTCTTCACAACATTCCTCAAGCTGATTCT ATGATTTTGACTGATGAACATGCTGGTGATGTACTTGGCTTGGATTATATTTGTTCTGTACAGCCATTCAGTCCTACTGATGATATAGATTTTACTCCAATCTTC CTTGAACTTTTAGATATTGAAGCTGCAATGATCACATGCTTTTCTGAAAACAACCTTGCTGCGAAGTTCCCGTATCTGGTCCAGAAGAAACTTAAAGAAGGCCAAGATGTTAGGCGAGCGAACACAGCTGGATTGGAATGTAATCAAAGAAGATTGCAAGAAGCCATTTGTAGCTTCATACTTATCATTCACGGCACTTCCA tgATGCATGGAGAATACAACGTCTATCTTGGCTTCTTTTTTTGGAGAAAATCCAGAGTGGCTTATATCTCCGATGTATCACGTTCTTCATCAAGCACTAAGTATGGTAAGTGTAACAAAGTGCTTAGTGTGTGTTACTGGTGGTCACAATTGGATCTCCTTATCTTGGATTCAATATATAAG AAAGAATCCCACAACACTTATTTATGTTTCCTGCAG ACAGTAGAGACAACCAAAAGACTTGAACACGAAAAGGGCTCTTTTAATTGGAATGACTAG